The nucleotide sequence GGCACAATGGGCAGCAAAACCCTTTATTTGGCATATTTATCCGCAAGAAGATGACTATCATCTCGTAAAATTAGAAGCTTTTATGCAACTTTACTGCGATAATCTGCCTCCAGAAATTGCGGGTTCTTGGCGAGATCTAACGCTTTCCTTTAATCAAGAACAGCAATCAGCGGTAACTTACCACTGGCAACAACTTAATCAGGCCAATTTGCCCTTGTTACAGCATGCTAAACAATGGCCAATTGACGCAATAAACACAGCAGATCTTGCGTCTAGACTAGTGAATTTTGTCGAAAGTCGTTAAGATACAGGGCTGTAATACCAAAGCCAAAATATAGGAAATTTAGTAATGAAAACTGCTCATGAAATCCGTCCAGGTAACGTGATCATGTTAGATGGCAGCCCATGGGTTGTACAGAAAACTGAAACAACTCGCTCAGGCCGTAATGCTGCTATCGTAAAGATGAAGTTAAAGCACGTGCTGATCGATTCAGGCACCGAGACCACCTTCAAAGGTGAAGACAAGATGGACGTTATCGTATTAGAACGTCTGGATTGTACTTACTCTTACTATGCTGACCCTATGTATGTATTCATGGATTCTGAATACAACCAGTATGACGTTGAAGCTGATAACATGGGCGATGCTGCCAAATTCATCGTTGACGGCATGGAAGAAACTTGCTCTGTAACCTTCTACGAAGGCAAAGCAATTTCTGTTGAAATGCCAACAACTATCATCCGAGAAGTAGGTTATACCGAACCTTCTGCCCGTGGCGATACTTCTGGCAAGGTAATGAAGCCTGCTAAGATCATCGGTTCTGACTTAGAAATCATGGTTGCTGATTTCGTTAAGACTGGCGACATGATTGAAATTGACACTCGTACTAGCGAATTCAAAAAGCGCGTATAATTCGAGTCAATATTTAAAAGCCAGCTTATGCTGGCTTTTTTATTGCCTTATTTTTGTAGATTGCTGTATTTTTCGTGCCACCACGCCCTATTCCCCCCGAATGAACTTAGCATACCGTTACCTCAGCAATCTAGTTAGGCCAATACCACTCGTATGGCTAAATTTGAATTGCTAGATTCAAATGGCTTAACTTGAATGAGATATAAACTGCCATCATTCACTATTGCCCTAACTTGCTGTATTCAAAAACAATGAACTTGTTTTCCAGTACTCGCTACCCAGCATGTAAACTTCTGATATTAATCTGCGCGCCTTAAATTAGCACTTCAGAGATAGGCCTCGCATAACATTTCCTCACTTGAACACTATTTTAGCGATAAGAAAATAAGCGATAG is from Shewanella sp. SNU WT4 and encodes:
- the efp gene encoding elongation factor P, whose protein sequence is MKTAHEIRPGNVIMLDGSPWVVQKTETTRSGRNAAIVKMKLKHVLIDSGTETTFKGEDKMDVIVLERLDCTYSYYADPMYVFMDSEYNQYDVEADNMGDAAKFIVDGMEETCSVTFYEGKAISVEMPTTIIREVGYTEPSARGDTSGKVMKPAKIIGSDLEIMVADFVKTGDMIEIDTRTSEFKKRV